One window of Salminus brasiliensis chromosome 16, fSalBra1.hap2, whole genome shotgun sequence genomic DNA carries:
- the emsy gene encoding BRCA2-interacting transcriptional repressor EMSY isoform X1 produces the protein MIQQEKPQLAGTMPVVWPTLLDLSRDECKRILRKLELEAYAGVISALRAQGDLTKDKKDLLGELTKVLSISTERHRAEVRRAVNDERLTTIAYHMSGPNSSSEWSIEGRRLVPLMPRLVPQTAFTVTANAVANATAHQNASMLLPAETGNKEVVVCYSYTSTTATPPSASAPSGSTAAAVKSPRPASPASNVVVLPSGSTVYVKSVSCSDEDEKPRKRRRTNSSGSSPVLLKEVPKVAPPISKTITVPVSGSPKMSNLMQSIANSLPPHMSPVKITFTKPTTQTTNTTTQKVIIVTTSPSSNFVPNILSKSHNYAAMSKLVSSSMLTATNQKQTMVISAGTSAAPAPSPVAVTTVVSSTPTVVMSTTAQSGTSAAVKVATARLPSPKALVSSPSQILQFPKQQQPQQQQQPHPSQSPKGLQGTTLSTSSPQSTSTPAGAKPTIQIKQESGVKIITQQMQPSKILPKPSSATMPSSSSAPIMVVSSNGAIMTTKLVSTPTGTQATYTRPSVSPTIGARMATSPAGATYVKTTSGSIITVVPKSLATLGGKIISTNMVSGTTTKITTIPMTSKPNVIVVQKTTGKGTTIQGLPGKNVVTTLLNAGGEKALQAVPGAKPAIITASRPITKMIVTQPKSLGSAVQPSSTTKIIPTKIVYGQQGKTQVLIKPKPMAFQTAVVSEQTRQLVSETLQQVSRGAEASVVPGSSQEGALKDDSPSYMESSPASSDSTHEAQPVVHVITSRGQEWAEQEVSVEASPTIIYQDMSGEAQSATSTIKALLELQQTTAKEKAEAKPRQHTIDLSQMAVPIQMAPERRQSPEPSGQAAGEPETPAECSTIGKPVKSAAGCEVSASGHPVSQSPALSSTVKSSSAAPSTSTTALSAQQVAASPAQGRPVEEQTVVEEGELEGDTLDPQTGLFYRSAQPPPPPLQQHRTPPLALTKPTATPPTPTKAAPSPAEAVPATKRPELATPRPSAPTASVKPSIPPTPSSSASPAAAAPPALHALPTKPPHTPQLPKLQQAPSSHHRPNMHTQLSQPPPLQAHHPVGSDKAASSTSSSSSSSSSSSSSSSSSQTPRPLVPVTTTVKKSESVQQPIITQGAAVTKITFGSHQCPPVSSSGEAAAKLQAESSSGLGTSEKSGVSDILKISMMEAEIDPSTESMVVDSSSDCSPFTKAASTSPLISSSKHTHSHAHGAFGRIQKSKDIDVIQVIPQYSIMPDSSQSNVVVEPSGFLEITDYTSQRLDEEAAMDQEVDSSNDEGAAASPMEACADQSQ, from the exons ATGATTCAGCAGGAGAAGCCACAGCTGGCTGGCACCATGCCGGTGGTGTGGCCTACACTCCTCGACCTCAGCAGGGACGAGTGTAAAAGGATCCTGCGCAAGCTCG AGCTGGAGGCGTACGCAGGAGTGATCAGCGCCCTCCGCGCTCAGGGGGATCTAACCAAGGACAAGAAAGATCTGCTGGGGGAGCTTACCAAAGTCCTAAG TATTTCCACCGAGCGTCATCGAGCAGAGGTGCGCAGGGCTGTGAATGATGAGCGTCTCACCACCATCGCGTATCA catGTCTGGGCCGAACAGCTCCTCAGAGTGGTCTATTGAAGGGCGCAGGCTGGTCCCTCTGATGCCTAGGCTGGTGCCTCAAACGGCTTTCACTGTGACGGCCAACGCAGTCGCCAATGCCACGGCGCATCAGAATGCTTCAATGCTTCTCCCTGCAGAGACCGGCAACAAAGAAG tggtggtgtgttacTCATACACCAGCACTACTGCCACGCCCCCCAGCGCCTCTGCCCCCAGCGGCAGCACAGCAGCTGCAGTCAAATCCCCTCGGCCTGCTAGCCCTGCCTCCAACGTGGTAGTCCTACCCAGTGGGAGTACAGTCTATGTGAAGA GTGTGAGTTGCTCTGATGAGGATGAAAAGCCTCGTAAGCGCAGACGCACCAACTCCTCTGGCTCCTCCCCCGTGCTCCTGAAGGAGGTGCCTAAAGTGGCCCCTCCcatctccaagaccatcacagTGCCGGTCAGTGGCAGCCCCAAGATGAGCAACCTGATGCAGAGCATTGCCAACTCTCTGCCCCCTCACATGTCCCCAGTGAAGATCACCTTCACCAAGCCCACCACCCAGACAACCAACACCACCACACAAAAG GTGATTATCGTCACTACGTCGCCTAGCTCCAACTTTGTGCCCAACATCCTCTCCAAGTCGCATAACTACGCAGCCATGTCTAAGCTGGTCTCCAGCTCTATGCTGACGGCAACCAATCAGAAGCAGACTATGGTGATCTCAGCAGGCACCAGCGCTGCCCCAGCACCCAGCCCTGTTGCTGTGACAACTGTGGTGTCCTCCACCCCTACAGTAGTGATGTCCACCACGGCTcaat CTGGGACTTCAGCAGCAGTAAAGGTAGCCACAGCGAGACTGCCCTCTCCTAAAGCTCTGGTGAGCTCACCCTCTCAGATCCTCCAGTTCCCTAAACAGCAGCAGccgcagcaacagcagcagccgcATCCGTCCCAATCACCCAAAGGGCTGCAGGGAACAACCCTCTCCACCTCCTCACCTCAAAGCACCAGCACACCAGCAGGGGCCAAACCCACCATACAGATCAAACAGGAATCAG gtGTAAAGATCATCACACAGCAGATGCAGCCCAGTAAGATCTTGCCGAAGCCCTCCAGTGCTACCATGCCCAGTAGCAGCTCTGCTCCTAttatggtggtcagcagcaatgggGCCATCATGACCACAAAACTGGTCTCCACGCCTACAG GGACGCAAGCCACCTACACCCGGCCATCGGTCAGCCCCACTATCGGAGCCCGAATGGCCACCTCACCAGCTGGAGCCACCTATGTGAAGACCACCAGCGGCAGCATCATTACAGTGGTGCCCAAGTCTTTGGCCACGCTTGGGGGAAAGATCATCAGCACCAATATGGTGTCGG GCACCACCACAAAGATCACCACCATTCCCATGACCTCCAAACCCAATGTCATCGTGGTGCAGAAGACCACAGGGAAAGGCACGACCATTCAGGGCTTGCCTGGGAAGAATGTGGTCACCACGCTTTTAAATGCTGGG ggGGAGAAGGCTCTGCAGGCGGTGCCAGGAGCAAAGCCTGCCATCATCACAGCGTCTCGGCCGATCACGAAGATGATTGTGACCCAGCCGAAGAGTCTGGGCTCAGCCGTGCAGCCCTCCAGCACCACCAAGATCATCCCCACCAAGATCGTCTATGGCCAGCAGGGCAAGACCCAG GTGCTGATCAAGCCAAAGCCCATGGCATTCCAGACAGCTGTGGTGAGCGAGCAGACGAGACAGCTGGTCAGCGAGACGCTACAGCAGGTATCCCGTGGGGCAGAGGCAAGTGTAGTACCAGGCTCCAGCCAGGAGGGGGCGTTAAAGGACGATTCTCCATCTTACATGGAAAGCAGCCCAGCATCCTCAGACAGTACGCATG AAGCCCAGCCGGTGGTGCACGTCATCACCTCAAGGGGCCAGGAGTGGGCAGAGCAGGAGGTTTCTGTGGAAGCGAGTCCCACTATCATTTACCAGGACATGAGCGGAGAGGCTCAGTCGGCCACGTCCACCATCAAAGCCctgctggagctgcagcagaCCACAG CAAAGGAGAAGGCTGAAGCCAAGCCCAGACAACACACCATTGATCTGAGTCAGATGGCAGTGCCCATCCAGATGGCCCCGGAGAGGAGGCAGTCTCCCGAGCCGTCGGGCCAGGCTGCAGGCGAGCCTGAAACCCCAGCAGAGTGCAGCACTATAG GCAAACCAGTGAAGTCTGCAGCAGGCTGTGAAGTATCTGCATCCGGTCATCCGGTCAGCCAGTCACCAGCTCTCTCCTCCACAGTGAAAAGCTCCAGTGCTGCACCTTCTACCAGCACCACCGCACTCAGCGCTCAG caggtTGCCGCTTCCCCAGCGCAGGGCAGGCCTGTGGAGGAGCAGACTGTAGTGGAGGAGGGCGAGTTGGAGGGCGACACGCTTGACCCTCAGACTGGACTTTTCTACAGATCTGCTCAGCCCCCGCCTCCTCCCCTGCAGCAGCACCGCACTCCACCTCTTGCCCTCACCAAGCCCACTGCTaccccacccacacccaccaAAGCTGCCCCAAGTCCAGCCGAAGCGGTTCCAGCCACCAAGAGACCAGAGCTGGCCACCCCCAGACCCAGCGCTCCGACGGCCTCTGTGAAGCCCTCCATCCCTCCCACGCCTTCTTCCTCTGCCTCCCCTGCAGCTGCCGCCCCACCTGCCCTGCACGCACTCCCCACCAAACCCCCACACACTCCACAACTGCCCAAATTGCAGCAGGCCCCGAGCTCACACCATCGCCccaacatgcacacacaactgTCCCAGCCACCACCGCTGCAGGCCCACCACCCAGTGGGCTCGGACAAGGCagccagcagcaccagcagcagcagcagcagcagcagcagtagtagcagcagcagcagcagcagtcag aCGCCAAGACCCTTAGTTcctgtcaccaccactgtgaagaaatCAGAGTCG GTGCAGCAACCAATCATCACGCAGGGCGCTGCGGTCACCAAGATCACTTTCGGCAGTCACCAGTGTCCTCCCGTGTCCAGCAGCGGCGAGGCGGCAGCTAAGCTGCAGGCCGAGTCCAGCTCGGGACTCGGCACATCTGAGAAATCTGGTGTCTCCGACATCCTGAAGATTTCCATGATGGAGGCGGAGATTGACCCGAGTACGGAGTCCATGGTGGTGGACTCGTCCAGCGACTGCAGCCCCTTCACCAAAGCCGCGTccacctctcctctcatcaGCAGCTCCAAACACACGCACTCGCACGCCCACGGTGCCTTCGGTCGCATTCAGAAGAGCAAAGACATAGACGTGATACAG GTAATCCCCCAGTACTCCATTATGCCGGACTCGAGTCAGTCGAACGTGGTTGTGGAACCCAGCGGCTTCCTGGAGATCACCGACTACACTAGCCAGCGCCTGGACGAGGAGGCCGCCATGGACCAGGAAGTGGACAGCAGCAATGACGAGGGGGCAGCAGCCAGCCCAATGGAGGCCTGTGCCGACCAATCACAGTGA
- the emsy gene encoding BRCA2-interacting transcriptional repressor EMSY isoform X2, producing MIQQEKPQLAGTMPVVWPTLLDLSRDECKRILRKLELEAYAGVISALRAQGDLTKDKKDLLGELTKVLSISTERHRAEVRRAVNDERLTTIAYHMSGPNSSSEWSIEGRRLVPLMPRLVPQTAFTVTANAVANATAHQNASMLLPAETGNKEVVVCYSYTSTTATPPSASAPSGSTAAAVKSPRPASPASNVVVLPSGSTVYVKSVSCSDEDEKPRKRRRTNSSGSSPVLLKEVPKVAPPISKTITVPVSGSPKMSNLMQSIANSLPPHMSPVKITFTKPTTQTTNTTTQKVIIVTTSPSSNFVPNILSKSHNYAAMSKLVSSSMLTATNQKQTMVISAGTSAAPAPSPVAVTTVVSSTPTVVMSTTAQSGTSAAVKVATARLPSPKALVSSPSQILQFPKQQQPQQQQQPHPSQSPKGLQGTTLSTSSPQSTSTPAGAKPTIQIKQESGVKIITQQMQPSKILPKPSSATMPSSSSAPIMVVSSNGAIMTTKLVSTPTGTQATYTRPSVSPTIGARMATSPAGATYVKTTSGSIITVVPKSLATLGGKIISTNMVSGTTTKITTIPMTSKPNVIVVQKTTGKGTTIQGLPGKNVVTTLLNAGGEKALQAVPGAKPAIITASRPITKMIVTQPKSLGSAVQPSSTTKIIPTKIVYGQQGKTQVLIKPKPMAFQTAVVSEQTRQLVSETLQQVSRGAEASVVPGSSQEGALKDDSPSYMESSPASSDSTHEAQPVVHVITSRGQEWAEQEVSVEASPTIIYQDMSGEAQSATSTIKALLELQQTTAKEKAEAKPRQHTIDLSQMAVPIQMAPERRQSPEPSGQAAGEPETPAECSTIGKPVKSAAGCEVSASGHPVSQSPALSSTVKSSSAAPSTSTTALSAQVAASPAQGRPVEEQTVVEEGELEGDTLDPQTGLFYRSAQPPPPPLQQHRTPPLALTKPTATPPTPTKAAPSPAEAVPATKRPELATPRPSAPTASVKPSIPPTPSSSASPAAAAPPALHALPTKPPHTPQLPKLQQAPSSHHRPNMHTQLSQPPPLQAHHPVGSDKAASSTSSSSSSSSSSSSSSSSSQTPRPLVPVTTTVKKSESVQQPIITQGAAVTKITFGSHQCPPVSSSGEAAAKLQAESSSGLGTSEKSGVSDILKISMMEAEIDPSTESMVVDSSSDCSPFTKAASTSPLISSSKHTHSHAHGAFGRIQKSKDIDVIQVIPQYSIMPDSSQSNVVVEPSGFLEITDYTSQRLDEEAAMDQEVDSSNDEGAAASPMEACADQSQ from the exons ATGATTCAGCAGGAGAAGCCACAGCTGGCTGGCACCATGCCGGTGGTGTGGCCTACACTCCTCGACCTCAGCAGGGACGAGTGTAAAAGGATCCTGCGCAAGCTCG AGCTGGAGGCGTACGCAGGAGTGATCAGCGCCCTCCGCGCTCAGGGGGATCTAACCAAGGACAAGAAAGATCTGCTGGGGGAGCTTACCAAAGTCCTAAG TATTTCCACCGAGCGTCATCGAGCAGAGGTGCGCAGGGCTGTGAATGATGAGCGTCTCACCACCATCGCGTATCA catGTCTGGGCCGAACAGCTCCTCAGAGTGGTCTATTGAAGGGCGCAGGCTGGTCCCTCTGATGCCTAGGCTGGTGCCTCAAACGGCTTTCACTGTGACGGCCAACGCAGTCGCCAATGCCACGGCGCATCAGAATGCTTCAATGCTTCTCCCTGCAGAGACCGGCAACAAAGAAG tggtggtgtgttacTCATACACCAGCACTACTGCCACGCCCCCCAGCGCCTCTGCCCCCAGCGGCAGCACAGCAGCTGCAGTCAAATCCCCTCGGCCTGCTAGCCCTGCCTCCAACGTGGTAGTCCTACCCAGTGGGAGTACAGTCTATGTGAAGA GTGTGAGTTGCTCTGATGAGGATGAAAAGCCTCGTAAGCGCAGACGCACCAACTCCTCTGGCTCCTCCCCCGTGCTCCTGAAGGAGGTGCCTAAAGTGGCCCCTCCcatctccaagaccatcacagTGCCGGTCAGTGGCAGCCCCAAGATGAGCAACCTGATGCAGAGCATTGCCAACTCTCTGCCCCCTCACATGTCCCCAGTGAAGATCACCTTCACCAAGCCCACCACCCAGACAACCAACACCACCACACAAAAG GTGATTATCGTCACTACGTCGCCTAGCTCCAACTTTGTGCCCAACATCCTCTCCAAGTCGCATAACTACGCAGCCATGTCTAAGCTGGTCTCCAGCTCTATGCTGACGGCAACCAATCAGAAGCAGACTATGGTGATCTCAGCAGGCACCAGCGCTGCCCCAGCACCCAGCCCTGTTGCTGTGACAACTGTGGTGTCCTCCACCCCTACAGTAGTGATGTCCACCACGGCTcaat CTGGGACTTCAGCAGCAGTAAAGGTAGCCACAGCGAGACTGCCCTCTCCTAAAGCTCTGGTGAGCTCACCCTCTCAGATCCTCCAGTTCCCTAAACAGCAGCAGccgcagcaacagcagcagccgcATCCGTCCCAATCACCCAAAGGGCTGCAGGGAACAACCCTCTCCACCTCCTCACCTCAAAGCACCAGCACACCAGCAGGGGCCAAACCCACCATACAGATCAAACAGGAATCAG gtGTAAAGATCATCACACAGCAGATGCAGCCCAGTAAGATCTTGCCGAAGCCCTCCAGTGCTACCATGCCCAGTAGCAGCTCTGCTCCTAttatggtggtcagcagcaatgggGCCATCATGACCACAAAACTGGTCTCCACGCCTACAG GGACGCAAGCCACCTACACCCGGCCATCGGTCAGCCCCACTATCGGAGCCCGAATGGCCACCTCACCAGCTGGAGCCACCTATGTGAAGACCACCAGCGGCAGCATCATTACAGTGGTGCCCAAGTCTTTGGCCACGCTTGGGGGAAAGATCATCAGCACCAATATGGTGTCGG GCACCACCACAAAGATCACCACCATTCCCATGACCTCCAAACCCAATGTCATCGTGGTGCAGAAGACCACAGGGAAAGGCACGACCATTCAGGGCTTGCCTGGGAAGAATGTGGTCACCACGCTTTTAAATGCTGGG ggGGAGAAGGCTCTGCAGGCGGTGCCAGGAGCAAAGCCTGCCATCATCACAGCGTCTCGGCCGATCACGAAGATGATTGTGACCCAGCCGAAGAGTCTGGGCTCAGCCGTGCAGCCCTCCAGCACCACCAAGATCATCCCCACCAAGATCGTCTATGGCCAGCAGGGCAAGACCCAG GTGCTGATCAAGCCAAAGCCCATGGCATTCCAGACAGCTGTGGTGAGCGAGCAGACGAGACAGCTGGTCAGCGAGACGCTACAGCAGGTATCCCGTGGGGCAGAGGCAAGTGTAGTACCAGGCTCCAGCCAGGAGGGGGCGTTAAAGGACGATTCTCCATCTTACATGGAAAGCAGCCCAGCATCCTCAGACAGTACGCATG AAGCCCAGCCGGTGGTGCACGTCATCACCTCAAGGGGCCAGGAGTGGGCAGAGCAGGAGGTTTCTGTGGAAGCGAGTCCCACTATCATTTACCAGGACATGAGCGGAGAGGCTCAGTCGGCCACGTCCACCATCAAAGCCctgctggagctgcagcagaCCACAG CAAAGGAGAAGGCTGAAGCCAAGCCCAGACAACACACCATTGATCTGAGTCAGATGGCAGTGCCCATCCAGATGGCCCCGGAGAGGAGGCAGTCTCCCGAGCCGTCGGGCCAGGCTGCAGGCGAGCCTGAAACCCCAGCAGAGTGCAGCACTATAG GCAAACCAGTGAAGTCTGCAGCAGGCTGTGAAGTATCTGCATCCGGTCATCCGGTCAGCCAGTCACCAGCTCTCTCCTCCACAGTGAAAAGCTCCAGTGCTGCACCTTCTACCAGCACCACCGCACTCAGCGCTCAG gtTGCCGCTTCCCCAGCGCAGGGCAGGCCTGTGGAGGAGCAGACTGTAGTGGAGGAGGGCGAGTTGGAGGGCGACACGCTTGACCCTCAGACTGGACTTTTCTACAGATCTGCTCAGCCCCCGCCTCCTCCCCTGCAGCAGCACCGCACTCCACCTCTTGCCCTCACCAAGCCCACTGCTaccccacccacacccaccaAAGCTGCCCCAAGTCCAGCCGAAGCGGTTCCAGCCACCAAGAGACCAGAGCTGGCCACCCCCAGACCCAGCGCTCCGACGGCCTCTGTGAAGCCCTCCATCCCTCCCACGCCTTCTTCCTCTGCCTCCCCTGCAGCTGCCGCCCCACCTGCCCTGCACGCACTCCCCACCAAACCCCCACACACTCCACAACTGCCCAAATTGCAGCAGGCCCCGAGCTCACACCATCGCCccaacatgcacacacaactgTCCCAGCCACCACCGCTGCAGGCCCACCACCCAGTGGGCTCGGACAAGGCagccagcagcaccagcagcagcagcagcagcagcagcagtagtagcagcagcagcagcagcagtcag aCGCCAAGACCCTTAGTTcctgtcaccaccactgtgaagaaatCAGAGTCG GTGCAGCAACCAATCATCACGCAGGGCGCTGCGGTCACCAAGATCACTTTCGGCAGTCACCAGTGTCCTCCCGTGTCCAGCAGCGGCGAGGCGGCAGCTAAGCTGCAGGCCGAGTCCAGCTCGGGACTCGGCACATCTGAGAAATCTGGTGTCTCCGACATCCTGAAGATTTCCATGATGGAGGCGGAGATTGACCCGAGTACGGAGTCCATGGTGGTGGACTCGTCCAGCGACTGCAGCCCCTTCACCAAAGCCGCGTccacctctcctctcatcaGCAGCTCCAAACACACGCACTCGCACGCCCACGGTGCCTTCGGTCGCATTCAGAAGAGCAAAGACATAGACGTGATACAG GTAATCCCCCAGTACTCCATTATGCCGGACTCGAGTCAGTCGAACGTGGTTGTGGAACCCAGCGGCTTCCTGGAGATCACCGACTACACTAGCCAGCGCCTGGACGAGGAGGCCGCCATGGACCAGGAAGTGGACAGCAGCAATGACGAGGGGGCAGCAGCCAGCCCAATGGAGGCCTGTGCCGACCAATCACAGTGA